The window CGACGTCCTGGATGGCGGCGAGCGTGGTCGTGTCGGGTGCGGTGACCCGAATCAGCAGCTGGTCGTCCAGGGCTTCGAGGACGACGTCGGTGTGCTGGAAGGTGAGGCGGTGCCCGCCGTCGGGTGTCTCCTCGACGGGGATCTTCCGGCCGAAGTGCGAGGCGAGCTGCTTGGCGTAGCGCGGGGCGGCGTCGGTGGCGACGTGGGCGAGGGAGGAAGGCACGAGAGAACTCCAGGGGGCGGGGTGCGTCAGCCGGCCAGCGCGGCCAGGCCGACCGGTTCGGGCAGGGCGATGGTGTGGTGGGTGTGCTGGGCCTTGGCGTGCAGGTAGCGGACGTTGCTGTCGGTGGCGAAGACCCCGGTGGGCCGGACGAAGCGCACGGGGATGCCCAGGTCGCGGAGCTGCCCGGCCTTGTCGGGGTTGTTGGTGAGCAGGTCCAGCTCGTCGACACCGAGGGCGGTCAGCATCTGGGCGGCGGCGGTGTAGTCGCGGCCGTCCTGGGGCAGGCCGAGCGCGGTGTTGGCCTCGTAGGTGTCCAGGCCCGTGTCCTGCAGCGCGTAGGCGTCCAGCTTGTTGTAGAGGCCGATGCCGCGGCCCTCCTGGCGGAGGTAGAGCAGGACGCCGCCGGTGGTGGCGATGCGCTCCACGGCCTCACGCAGCTGCGGACCGCAGTCGCAGCGCGCCGAGCCGAACACGTCCCCGGTCAGGCACTCGGAGTGCAGCCGCACCAGCGGTGCCGGCGTCGCCGTGGGATCACCGAGGACGAGCGCGACATGCTCCTTGCCGTCGGCCAGGCCGTGGAACGTGACTGCCTCGGCGGTGACCTCGTAGCCGTCGCCGAAGCGCAGCGGGATGGTCACGCGGGTCCGTACTGAAGCCATGAGTACTCCTTCGAGGGCTGGACGAACCGGCAGGTTCAAATTTGAACCTCGATGCATCGACGATAGCGCGAAGTTTCAAATTTTGAACAACTGCTTCCGTGTTGCGCCGGTCACATCGCGCGGATGTGGGCCGCCCCGCGCGCCGCACGCGGCCCCAGGTTCGAATTTGAACCATCGCGATAACGTGGACGCATGACCGCCCCGCAGTGGTTGAACGAGGACGAGCTGCGCGCCTGGTACGCCTTCGTGGCCGCCGGTGCGCTGATCAATCGCCGGCTGGATCAACAGCTCAAGGACGACGTGGGGATCACGCACCTTCAGTACGAGATCCTCGTGCGCCTCAACGCGGCCCCGGACCGGGAGATGCGCATGAGCGCGCTCGCCGACGCGCTCCTCAACTCCAAGAGCGGCCTGACGTACCAGATCACCCAGCTGGAAAAGGCGGGGCTGGTGACCCGGCGTTCCTCCCCCAGCGACCCGCGCGCGGTCTACGCCGTCCTCACCGACACGGGCAGGCACATGCTGGAGCGGGCGGCCCCGGGCCATGTCGCACAGGTCCGCGAGCTGCTCATCGACGTCCTCACACCACAGCAGCTCGCGACCATCGCCGACGGCCTGACCGAGGTAACCCACCGCATCCAGAACAGCGAAGCCCGCCCCGCGCGGTAGTCCTCTCCCACCGGTGCCGCCGTCGAACGCCGGGGCGGGCGGCTCTGGCGACCGCATACCCTTGTCCCATGAGCAGCAGCGACCGGAGCCAGGCAGTGGGCGTGAAGACATACGAGGTGCGCACCTACGGGTGCCAGATGAACGTCCACGATTCCGAGCGATTGTCCGGGCTGCTCGAAGACGCCGGTTACGTACGCGCCCCCGAGGGCTCGAACGGCGACGCGGACGTCGTCGTCTTCAACACCTGCGCGGTCCGCGAGA of the Streptomyces sp. T12 genome contains:
- a CDS encoding MarR family winged helix-turn-helix transcriptional regulator, which codes for MTAPQWLNEDELRAWYAFVAAGALINRRLDQQLKDDVGITHLQYEILVRLNAAPDREMRMSALADALLNSKSGLTYQITQLEKAGLVTRRSSPSDPRAVYAVLTDTGRHMLERAAPGHVAQVRELLIDVLTPQQLATIADGLTEVTHRIQNSEARPAR
- a CDS encoding DUF2218 domain-containing protein produces the protein MPSSLAHVATDAAPRYAKQLASHFGRKIPVEETPDGGHRLTFQHTDVVLEALDDQLLIRVTAPDTTTLAAIQDVVGSHLERFGRRNELTVTWDEPAQD
- the ribA gene encoding GTP cyclohydrolase II → MASVRTRVTIPLRFGDGYEVTAEAVTFHGLADGKEHVALVLGDPTATPAPLVRLHSECLTGDVFGSARCDCGPQLREAVERIATTGGVLLYLRQEGRGIGLYNKLDAYALQDTGLDTYEANTALGLPQDGRDYTAAAQMLTALGVDELDLLTNNPDKAGQLRDLGIPVRFVRPTGVFATDSNVRYLHAKAQHTHHTIALPEPVGLAALAG